The following proteins come from a genomic window of Dreissena polymorpha isolate Duluth1 chromosome 1, UMN_Dpol_1.0, whole genome shotgun sequence:
- the LOC127864393 gene encoding uncharacterized protein LOC127864393: MATAPTIAATDDGLASSATAEATRSYVHGPFRCHFRNSEDLYERINMDCMALSLVWKQLLSQNSSQQRSFSQESSISMVQDPQSMNVVELEPWTPIEKYPNRPIRKTVCCSSYSNLGCLVININKHMLVPKCLHWLF; encoded by the exons ATGGCCACAGCACCAACAATAGCAGCAACAGATGATGGCTTAGCTtcatcagcaacagcagaagCAACAAGATCTTACGTCCATGGACCATTTAGATGTCACTTTAGAAATTCAGAAGATCTTTATGAAAGAA TAAACATGGATTGCATGGCATTGAGTTTGGTTTGGAAGCAGTTACTATCGCAGAACTCGAGCCAGCAAAGGTCATTCTCACAGGAATCCAGTATCTCCATGGTGCAGGACCCACAGTCTATGAACGTTGTGGAGCTTGAACCTTGG ACGCCAATTGAAAAATATCCAAACCGTCCAATCAGAAAGACAGTCTGTTGCAGCAGTTATTCAAACCTAGGATGCTTAgtgataaacataaataaacacatgCTAGTCCCTAAGTGCCTGCATTGGCTGTTTTAA